From Pempheris klunzingeri isolate RE-2024b chromosome 16, fPemKlu1.hap1, whole genome shotgun sequence, a single genomic window includes:
- the lrrc69 gene encoding leucine-rich repeat-containing protein 69, giving the protein MAESVIRALYGGATSLNLSSRKMNEVPRCVSRLAKLSVLLLNNNSISALPAELLSLQHLAELNLGNNALKVVPAVLGHLDSLKKLYLFSNQITVVPPEVMGGLQNLVVLNLNHNQIQRLPPEMKSLKKLQHLSVLDNKMVEVPVELGHLTRLSEINLTSNNLSCLPQQLYQCRELTKLYVARNKLTSLPEGIVALTKLQVLDVAGNKLSMFPVEFQLLSLKELHCEGNRFVRCEPMSSVQDVEVLTLKELVARFVLREDRNRSSLVHKMLPHYPFLTALLANGSCCALCLGPFLTTWLECVHFVSLKKDMKMRSSLTIPVRALLCSYKCFNTEGHSYYGAATR; this is encoded by the exons atggCTGAGTCAGTGATAAGAGCTTTATACGGTGGAGCAACTTCTCTCAATCTGAGCTCGAGGAAAATGAACGAAGTTCCTCGGTGTGTTTCCAGATTAGCAAAGCTCTCAGTTCTGCTGCTGAACAACAACTCCATCAGCGCCCTGCCTGCAGAGCTGCTCTCCCTTCAACAC CTGGCTGAGCTGAATTTAGGAAATAATGCCTTGAAGGTGGTTCCCGCTGTTTTGGGCCATCTGGACTCCTTGAAGAAACTGTATCTGTTCAGCAACCAGATTACAGTAGTGCCACCTGAAGTGATGG gAGGACTACAAAACCTTGTTGTGCTCAATCTGAACCACAACCAGATTCAAAGACTTCCACCAGAGATGAAAAG TTTGAAGAAGCTTCAACATCTCAGTGTGCTGGACAATAAGATGGTGGAGGTCCCTGTTGAGTTAGGTCACCTCACCAGGTTGTCTGAGATAAACTTGACCTCCAATAATTTGTCTTGCCTGCCTCAGCAGCTGTACCAGTGCAGAGAGCTAACCAAGTTGTATGTAGCCAGAAACAAACTGACCAGCCTACCAGAG GGAATTGTGGCACTGACGAAACTCCAAGTTCTAGATGTGGCTGGGAACAAGCTGTCCATGTTCCCCGTTGAG TTTCAGCTGCTGTCCCTGAAGGAGCTCCACTGCGAAGGCAACAGGTTTGTGCGCTGTGAGCCGATGTCGTCAGTGCAGGATGTGGAGGTGCTTACATTAAAG GAGCTGGTTGCCAGATTTGTCTTGCGGGAGGACAGGAACAGGTCGTCTCTGGTCCACAAAATGCTTCCTCATTACCCGTTCCTGACTGCCCTGTTGGCCAATGGCAGCTGCTGTGCACTCTGCCTGGGGCCCTTCCTCACCACCTGGCTGGAGTGTGTGCATTTTGTCAGTCTGAAGAAG GACATGAAGATGAGGAGTTCTCTGACTATTCCAGTGCGCGCACTTCTTTGTTCATACAAGTGCTTTAACACGGAGGGACACTCCTACTATGGGGCTGCTACAAGATAA
- the otud6b gene encoding deubiquitinase OTUD6B gives MEEEIVETPEEQLAKQHRKEKKDMQAKIQSMKNAVPKNDKKKRKQMAEEIAKLEVDLSQKHDEEFKQLKSTSGTKPHKVEEVLNGVENMKMEDGEEEEVKQPRVTKAQKRRDKKAAQEKERESRIAEAEVENLQGVRHQEGLMLAQKLAQQQLQIKEISSDGHCMYRAIEDQLAQRSQPGLTMSVKELRSRTAEHMRSHSDEFLPFLTNPNTGDMYTTDEFEKYCSDVEHTAAWGGQLELRALTQVLRMAIEVIQANSSTIKIGEEFDSEPIILVYMRHAYGLGEHYNTVERLKDPANAEDS, from the exons CTAAAATCCAGAGCATGAAGAATGCAGTCCccaaaaatgacaagaaaaaaaggaaacaaatggCAGAGGAGATTGCCAAACTAGAGGTCGACCTCAGTCAGAAACATGATGAGGAATTCAAGCAACTCAAATCTACCAGTGGCACAAAG CCTCACAAGGTGGAAGAGGTGTTAAATGGAGTGGAGAACATGAAGATGGaggatggagaagaagaagaggtcaAACAGCCACGTGTAACCAAGGCCCAGAAGAGAAGG GACAAGAAGGCTGcccaggagaaggagagggagagcaggataGCAGAAGCGGAGGTAGAAAACCTGCAGGGCGTGAGGCACCAGGAAGGTTTGATGCTGGCTCAGAAACTTGCCCAGCAACAGCTTCAGATTAAGGAGATCTCCTCTGATGGCCACTGCATGTACCGGGCCATCGAAGATCAGCTGGCACAGCGATCACAG cCCGGGTTAACCATGAGTGTGAAAGAACTGCGGTCCCGCACTGCTGAGCACATGAGGAGCCACAGTGATGAATTCCTGCCTTTCCTTACCAACCCCAACACTGGTGACATGTACACAACAg ACGAGTTTGAGAAATACTGCAGTGACGTGGAGCACACAGCAGCTTGGGGTGGACAACTAGAA CTGCGAGCTTTGACCCAAGTTCTTCGCATGGCAATAGAAGTGATTCAGGCCAACTCCTCAACTATAAAAATTGGAGAGGAATTTGATAGTGAACCCATCATCCTTGT CTATATGCGTCATGCGTACGGACTGGGAGAGCACTACAACACTGTGGAGCGGCTAAAGGACCCCGCCAATGCAGAGGACAGCTGA